The following are from one region of the Coccinella septempunctata chromosome 7, icCocSept1.1, whole genome shotgun sequence genome:
- the LOC123316880 gene encoding carboxypeptidase D isoform X2 — MRCVHRCIWSSGVKSSIMNPSIWLLSALAAICTAQSEFFNPDSQDQAVDFTQSEYASQGNQQLTPEAEQRNYQTVGTYNLDVQNEPYGIDYVYHDYEAMTKFLRATTAKYPTLTALYSIGKSVQGRDLWVLVVSASPYEHMIGKPDVKYVANMHGNEAVSRELMLHLIHHFVTQYHVDPYTRWLLDNTRIHIMPSMNPDGFEVSKEGTCEGGQGRYNARGFDLNRNFPDYFKQNNKRPQPETEAVKEWISKIQFVLSGSLHGGALVASYPFDNTPNSLFSSFGSSPSLTPDDDVFKHLALTYSTNHAKMSRGVACKSSQKGFNGGITNGAEWYPLTGGMQDFNYVWYGCMEVTLEVSCCKYPPAQELPKYWEDNKASLIKFLAEAHRGVHGYVVDENGNPIEKASLKIKSRDVGFQSTKYGEFWRILLPGVYKLEVYADGFVPRELEFVVTDQHATLLNVTMMAAKPGEHYKKPVTSPPVTIINPSTVIEPVHRPLQGESEITFPLD; from the exons ATGCGCTGCGTGCATAGGTGCATTTGGTCCAGCGGCGTCAAAAG TTCCATCATGAATCCATCCATATGGCTCCTGTCAGCCTTAGCAGCTATATGCACAGCTCAGAGCGAATTTTTCAACCCTGATTCGCAAGACCAAGCCGTGGATTTCACCCAATCCGAATACGCCAGTCAGGGTAACCAACAGCTCACACCAGAGGCCGAACAGAGAAACTACCAAACAGTTGGTACTTACAATTTGGACGTCCAGAACGAACCTTATGGCATCGATTACGTCTACCATGACTACGAAGCCATGACTAAATTTCTCAGGGCTACAACTGCCAAATATCCCACGCTAACAGCGCTCTATTCCATTGGGAAATCTGTCCAAG GTAGGGATCTCTGGGTTTTGGTTGTCTCCGCATCTCCATACGAACACATGATTGGTAAGCCGGATGTGAAATATGTCGCTAATATGCACGGAAATGAAGCTGTCAGTCGAGAATTGATGCTGCATTTGATCCAC CATTTCGTGACGCAATACCACGTGGACCCTTACACAAGATGGCTGTTGGACAACACCAGAATCCACATCATGCCTTCGATGAACCCGGACGGTTTTGAAGTTTCCAAAGAGGGAACCTGCGAAGGAGGCCAAGGAAG GTATAACGCCAGAGGGTTCGACCTCAACAGGAACTTTCCAGATTACTTCAAACAGAACAACAAGCGGCCTCAGCCGGAGACTGAAGCTGTGAAAGAGTGGATTTCGAAGATACAGTTCGTACTTTCCGGATCGCTCCACGGTGGCGCCCTAGTCGCCAGTTACCCCTTCGACAACACACCGAACTCAC TGTTCTCCAGTTTCGGTTCGTCCCCATCTCTAACCCCTGACGATGACGTTTTCAAACATCTGGCTCTCACCTACTCCACCAACCACGCCAAGATGAGCAGAGGAGTCGCCTGTAAATCCTCCCAGAAGGGCTTCAACGGC GGCATCACCAACGGCGCCGAGTGGTACCCGTTGACCGGCGGCATGCAGGATTTCAACTACGTGTGGTACGGCTGTATGGAAGTCACTCTTGAGGTCTCCTGCTGCAAGTACCCCCCTGCGCAGGAGCTACCCAAGTACTGGGAGGACAACAAGGCT TCGCTCATAAAGTTCTTAGCCGAAGCTCATAGGGGTGTGCACGGTTATGTGGTCGACGAAAACGGCAACCCTATAGAGAAAGCCTCTCTGAAGATAAAATCCAGGGACGTCGGATTCCAATCGACCAAATACGGGGAATTCTGGAGGATTCTACTACCGGGAGTTTATAAATTGGAG GTTTACGCCGACGGATTCGTACCTCGTGAACTAGAATTTGTCGTGACAGATCAACACGCCACTCTTCTGAACGTTACGATGATGGCCGCCAAG CCTGGTGAACATTACAAAAAACCAGTAACATCACCCCCTGTAACCATTATTAATCCCTCAACAGTGATAGAACCAGTACATAGACCCTTACAGGGTGAAAGCGAGATAACATTTCCTTTGGACTGA
- the LOC123316889 gene encoding ras-related protein Rab-28-like, which yields MSDSDGEGIDVEKQVKIVILGETNVGKTSLIKRYCFDEFSRYYNQTVGADFYLRRLALPGRHEVTVRISDIGGFEFKGSMLPNYLFNTDIIILMYDITNSVSFEYLLVWLNEVDKIVKKRPLVAVVGSKCDVEHHRNVKPAEVKRFVENQNMLSFLVSSKTGEGVNNCFLELVAGHLGIPLTDKDKEQQQSIVKAEIMPPSARVPMKPQKTGSTSQNSSSSVCCMQ from the exons ATGTCCGATTCGGACGGGGAGGGTATCGACGTGGAAAAACAGGTGAAGATCGTGATTTTGGGCGAGACGAACGTCGGAAAG ACCAGTCTGATCAAGAGGTACTGTTTCGACGAATTCTCGAGATATTACAACCAGACGGTGGGTGCAGATTTCTATCTGAGGAGGTTGGCTTTACCAGGAAGGCATGAAGTGACTGTCAGAATATCGGATATTGGAGGGTTTGAGTTTAAGGGGTCTATGCTGCCAAACTATCTCTTCAACACTGat ATCATAATTTTGATGTACGACATTACGAATTCTGTGAGTTTCGAATATCTGTTGGTCTGGCTCAACGAGGTGGATAAAATTGTGAAGAAGAGGCCTTTAGTTGCTGTCGTAGGAAGTAAAT GCGATGTGGAGCACCACAGAAACGTGAAACCAGCTGAAGTTAAGCGGTTcgttgaaaatcaaaatatgcTCAGTTTCTTGGTATCGTCAAAAACTGGGGAGGGG gtGAATAATTGCTTTTTGGAACTGGTAGCTGGTCATTTGGGCATACCACTTACTGACAAAGATAAAGAACAGCAACAATCCATAGTGAAAGCCGAAATAATGCCTCCCTCTGCAAGGGTACCCATGAAACCACAGAAAACTGGATCCACAAGCCAGAACAGCTCATCGTCTGTGTGTTGTATGCAATAA
- the LOC123316894 gene encoding oxytocin-neurophysin 1-like, with protein sequence MFRNIFVFAVLISVYALVVDACLITNCPRGGKRSGKIARMEVRPCVSCGPGRTGQCFGPGICCGPFGCLIGTPESIVCQREGYFHESEPCIAGNSSCRRNTGRCAAEGICCNQDSCHIDSGCGGEEKTRNPSAENLFPLDAYNLLSY encoded by the exons ATGTTCAgaaatattttcgtttttgcCGTTCTGATTTCGGTTTACGCTCTGGTTGTGGACGCTTGTCTCATCACCAACTGCCCCAGGGGCGGCAAGAGAAGCGGAAAGATTGCAAGAATGGAAGTTAGACCG TGTGTTAGCTGTGGACCAGGTAGAACAGGTCAATGCTTCGGACCAGGCATATGTTGCGGGCCCTTTGGATGCCTCATAGGAACGCCGGAAAGTATAGTTTGCCAAAGGGAAGGCTACTTCCACGAGAGCGAGCCTTGCATAGCGGGAAATTCATCGTGCAGAAGAAACACAGGACGCTGCGCGGCAGAAGGAATATGTTGCAATCAAG ATTCTTGCCACATAGATAGCGGTTGTGGAGGCGAAGAAAAAACTAGGAACCCTTCAGCAGAAAACCTTTTTCCACTGGACGCCTACAATTTATTATCTTATTAA
- the LOC123316882 gene encoding WD repeat domain phosphoinositide-interacting protein 2-like isoform X3, translating into MSSQASSNPSDDQPEQKRFYVNFNQDNTSLCIGDKNDWKILDINDGEDVRPSYKGATEEVYIIEKLFASSLVAVVTVDAPRMLKVRHYKRGTEICNYTYASSILNVKMNRQRLCVVLRDSCHIHDIHTMTVLHTIGETPPNNNGLCDLSWGDPKSHLLAYPSSITAGYVQIFDTSHLVARITIKAHESPLVAMTFNPEGTLLATASVKGTLIRIHNVMDGTRVVAFRRGLSRCVNIHSLRFSTCGRYVGASSNTETVHIYKLPEKIVKAATAGTWTSYFSYYLPTRLADSLDTERDFATTHLPVSDMKKVIGIKEVGGYLRLLVATEDGFLFIYNIDKETGMVSLSKKINLINDSQHQTPSTSDGSSNLSTCTGPTEESDKMRVVLEATAVPPKDIHLNYEQEYPPLAQD; encoded by the exons ATGAGTAGCCAAGCTTCTTCCAATCCCTCTGATGATCAACCTGAACAAAAGAGGTTTTATGTGAATTTCAATCAGGACAATAC ATCTCTGTGTATCGGAGACAAGAACGATTGGAAGATTTTGGACATCAACGATGGGGAAGACGTACGTCCTAGTTACAAGGGGGCGACGGAAGAGGTTTACATTATCGAGAAACTGTTCGCCAGCAGCCTGGTAGCTGTGGTGACGGTGGACGCCCCTCGCATGCTGAAGGTGCGCCATTACAAGAGGGGCACGGAAATTTGCAACTACACCTATGCCAGTTCGATCCTCAACGTTAAAATGAACAG GCAGAGGCTGTGCGTGGTGCTGCGAGACAGCTGTCACATCCACGACATCCACACGATGACTGTGTTGCACACGATCGGGGAAACGCCCCCAAACAACAACGGTCTCTGTGATCTTAGCTGGGGCGACCCCAAGAGCCATCTATTGGCTTATCCCAGCTCGATAACGGCTGGTTACGTTCAGATCTTCGACACCAGTCATCTG GTGGCAAGAATAACGATCAAGGCTCACGAGAGCCCCCTGGTGGCTATGACGTTCAACCCCGAAGGAACCCTATTGGCGACAGCTTCCGTTAAAGGGACCCTTATTCGCATCCATAATGTGATGGACGGCACTAGGGTGGTAGCCTTCAGGAGGGGACTTTCCCGGTGCGTCAACATCCACAGCTTGAGGTTCAGCACATGTGGCAGATACGTCGGTGCCAGCAGCAACACCGAGACCGTACACATCTATAAACTGCCGGAAAAGATAGTCAAGGC AGCTACCGCCGGAACGTGGACGTCGTATTTCTCCTACTACCTCCCTACCAGGTTAGCTGACAGTTTGGATACGGAAAGAGACTTCGCCACTACGCATCTCCCAGTTTCAGACATGAAAAAAGTTATCGGGATCAAGGA GGTCGGCGGTTATCTACGTTTGTTGGTAGCCACAGAAGACGGCTTCCTGTTCATTTATAACATAGATAAGGAGACCGGCATGGTGAGCCTGTCCAAAAAGATCAACCTCATCAACGATTCCCAACACCAAACGCCCAGTACATCTGATGGATCGTCTAATTTATCGACCTGTACAGGTCCCACTGAAG AATCCGACAAGATGAGGGTAGTCCTGGAGGCTACCGCAGTTCCCCCAAAAGACATCCATCTGAACTACGAACAGGAATATCCTCCCCTCGCGCAGGACTGA
- the LOC123316882 gene encoding WD repeat domain phosphoinositide-interacting protein 2-like isoform X2 — MSSQASSNPSDDQPEQKRFYVNFNQDNTSLCIGDKNDWKILDINDGEDVRPSYKGATEEVYIIEKLFASSLVAVVTVDAPRMLKVRHYKRGTEICNYTYASSILNVKMNRQRLCVVLRDSCHIHDIHTMTVLHTIGETPPNNNGLCDLSWGDPKSHLLAYPSSITAGYVQIFDTSHLVARITIKAHESPLVAMTFNPEGTLLATASVKGTLIRIHNVMDGTRVVAFRRGLSRCVNIHSLRFSTCGRYVGASSNTETVHIYKLPEKIVKAATAGTWTSYFSYYLPTRLADSLDTERDFATTHLPVSDMKKVIGIKEVGGYLRLLVATEDGFLFIYNIDKETGMVSLSKKINLINDSQHQTPSTSDGSSNLSTCTGPTEGPTLLGSYAGIVKGNPPGQMSESDKMRVVLEATAVPPKDIHLNYEQEYPPLAQD, encoded by the exons ATGAGTAGCCAAGCTTCTTCCAATCCCTCTGATGATCAACCTGAACAAAAGAGGTTTTATGTGAATTTCAATCAGGACAATAC ATCTCTGTGTATCGGAGACAAGAACGATTGGAAGATTTTGGACATCAACGATGGGGAAGACGTACGTCCTAGTTACAAGGGGGCGACGGAAGAGGTTTACATTATCGAGAAACTGTTCGCCAGCAGCCTGGTAGCTGTGGTGACGGTGGACGCCCCTCGCATGCTGAAGGTGCGCCATTACAAGAGGGGCACGGAAATTTGCAACTACACCTATGCCAGTTCGATCCTCAACGTTAAAATGAACAG GCAGAGGCTGTGCGTGGTGCTGCGAGACAGCTGTCACATCCACGACATCCACACGATGACTGTGTTGCACACGATCGGGGAAACGCCCCCAAACAACAACGGTCTCTGTGATCTTAGCTGGGGCGACCCCAAGAGCCATCTATTGGCTTATCCCAGCTCGATAACGGCTGGTTACGTTCAGATCTTCGACACCAGTCATCTG GTGGCAAGAATAACGATCAAGGCTCACGAGAGCCCCCTGGTGGCTATGACGTTCAACCCCGAAGGAACCCTATTGGCGACAGCTTCCGTTAAAGGGACCCTTATTCGCATCCATAATGTGATGGACGGCACTAGGGTGGTAGCCTTCAGGAGGGGACTTTCCCGGTGCGTCAACATCCACAGCTTGAGGTTCAGCACATGTGGCAGATACGTCGGTGCCAGCAGCAACACCGAGACCGTACACATCTATAAACTGCCGGAAAAGATAGTCAAGGC AGCTACCGCCGGAACGTGGACGTCGTATTTCTCCTACTACCTCCCTACCAGGTTAGCTGACAGTTTGGATACGGAAAGAGACTTCGCCACTACGCATCTCCCAGTTTCAGACATGAAAAAAGTTATCGGGATCAAGGA GGTCGGCGGTTATCTACGTTTGTTGGTAGCCACAGAAGACGGCTTCCTGTTCATTTATAACATAGATAAGGAGACCGGCATGGTGAGCCTGTCCAAAAAGATCAACCTCATCAACGATTCCCAACACCAAACGCCCAGTACATCTGATGGATCGTCTAATTTATCGACCTGTACAGGTCCCACTGAAG GCCCTACACTACTAGGTAGCTATGCAGGCATCGTCAAGGGCAACCCGCCAGGTCAAATGTCAG AATCCGACAAGATGAGGGTAGTCCTGGAGGCTACCGCAGTTCCCCCAAAAGACATCCATCTGAACTACGAACAGGAATATCCTCCCCTCGCGCAGGACTGA
- the LOC123316882 gene encoding WD repeat domain phosphoinositide-interacting protein 2-like isoform X1, producing MSSQASSNPSDDQPEQKRFYVNFNQDNTSLCIGDKNDWKILDINDGEDVRPSYKGATEEVYIIEKLFASSLVAVVTVDAPRMLKVRHYKRGTEICNYTYASSILNVKMNRQRLCVVLRDSCHIHDIHTMTVLHTIGETPPNNNGLCDLSWGDPKSHLLAYPSSITAGYVQIFDTSHLVARITIKAHESPLVAMTFNPEGTLLATASVKGTLIRIHNVMDGTRVVAFRRGLSRCVNIHSLRFSTCGRYVGASSNTETVHIYKLPEKIVKAATAGTWTSYFSYYLPTRLADSLDTERDFATTHLPVSDMKKVIGIKEVGGYLRLLVATEDGFLFIYNIDKETGMVSLSKKINLINDSQHQTPSTSDGSSNLSTCTGPTEAPEFRIPDSFHRIRQDEGSPGGYRSSPKRHPSELRTGISSPRAGLRPDPAGAPPRSPY from the exons ATGAGTAGCCAAGCTTCTTCCAATCCCTCTGATGATCAACCTGAACAAAAGAGGTTTTATGTGAATTTCAATCAGGACAATAC ATCTCTGTGTATCGGAGACAAGAACGATTGGAAGATTTTGGACATCAACGATGGGGAAGACGTACGTCCTAGTTACAAGGGGGCGACGGAAGAGGTTTACATTATCGAGAAACTGTTCGCCAGCAGCCTGGTAGCTGTGGTGACGGTGGACGCCCCTCGCATGCTGAAGGTGCGCCATTACAAGAGGGGCACGGAAATTTGCAACTACACCTATGCCAGTTCGATCCTCAACGTTAAAATGAACAG GCAGAGGCTGTGCGTGGTGCTGCGAGACAGCTGTCACATCCACGACATCCACACGATGACTGTGTTGCACACGATCGGGGAAACGCCCCCAAACAACAACGGTCTCTGTGATCTTAGCTGGGGCGACCCCAAGAGCCATCTATTGGCTTATCCCAGCTCGATAACGGCTGGTTACGTTCAGATCTTCGACACCAGTCATCTG GTGGCAAGAATAACGATCAAGGCTCACGAGAGCCCCCTGGTGGCTATGACGTTCAACCCCGAAGGAACCCTATTGGCGACAGCTTCCGTTAAAGGGACCCTTATTCGCATCCATAATGTGATGGACGGCACTAGGGTGGTAGCCTTCAGGAGGGGACTTTCCCGGTGCGTCAACATCCACAGCTTGAGGTTCAGCACATGTGGCAGATACGTCGGTGCCAGCAGCAACACCGAGACCGTACACATCTATAAACTGCCGGAAAAGATAGTCAAGGC AGCTACCGCCGGAACGTGGACGTCGTATTTCTCCTACTACCTCCCTACCAGGTTAGCTGACAGTTTGGATACGGAAAGAGACTTCGCCACTACGCATCTCCCAGTTTCAGACATGAAAAAAGTTATCGGGATCAAGGA GGTCGGCGGTTATCTACGTTTGTTGGTAGCCACAGAAGACGGCTTCCTGTTCATTTATAACATAGATAAGGAGACCGGCATGGTGAGCCTGTCCAAAAAGATCAACCTCATCAACGATTCCCAACACCAAACGCCCAGTACATCTGATGGATCGTCTAATTTATCGACCTGTACAGGTCCCACTGAAG CTCCGGAATTTAGAATTCCTGATTCTTTCCACAGAATCCGACAAGATGAGGGTAGTCCTGGAGGCTACCGCAGTTCCCCCAAAAGACATCCATCTGAACTACGAACAGGAATATCCTCCCCTCGCGCAGGACTGAGGCCCGATCCTGCAGGTGCGCCACCGCGATCGCCATATTGA
- the LOC123316880 gene encoding carboxypeptidase M isoform X1, producing MRCVHRCIWSSGVKSSIMNPSIWLLSALAAICTAQSEFFNPDSQDQAVDFTQSEYASQGNQQLTPEAEQRNYQTVGTYNLDVQNEPYGIDYVYHDYEAMTKFLRATTAKYPTLTALYSIGKSVQGRDLWVLVVSASPYEHMIGKPDVKYVANMHGNEAVSRELMLHLIHHFVTQYHVDPYTRWLLDNTRIHIMPSMNPDGFEVSKEGTCEGGQGRYNARGFDLNRNFPDYFKQNNKRPQPETEAVKEWISKIQFVLSGSLHGGALVASYPFDNTPNSLFSSFGSSPSLTPDDDVFKHLALTYSTNHAKMSRGVACKSSQKGFNGGITNGAEWYPLTGGMQDFNYVWYGCMEVTLEVSCCKYPPAQELPKYWEDNKASLIKFLAEAHRGVHGYVVDENGNPIEKASLKIKSRDVGFQSTKYGEFWRILLPGVYKLEVYADGFVPRELEFVVTDQHATLLNVTMMAAKRKDGHHYRPHPQTPHHPPFHRGPPPPQLNRPPQGGIFSSLSDGFNSFVSNIFG from the exons ATGCGCTGCGTGCATAGGTGCATTTGGTCCAGCGGCGTCAAAAG TTCCATCATGAATCCATCCATATGGCTCCTGTCAGCCTTAGCAGCTATATGCACAGCTCAGAGCGAATTTTTCAACCCTGATTCGCAAGACCAAGCCGTGGATTTCACCCAATCCGAATACGCCAGTCAGGGTAACCAACAGCTCACACCAGAGGCCGAACAGAGAAACTACCAAACAGTTGGTACTTACAATTTGGACGTCCAGAACGAACCTTATGGCATCGATTACGTCTACCATGACTACGAAGCCATGACTAAATTTCTCAGGGCTACAACTGCCAAATATCCCACGCTAACAGCGCTCTATTCCATTGGGAAATCTGTCCAAG GTAGGGATCTCTGGGTTTTGGTTGTCTCCGCATCTCCATACGAACACATGATTGGTAAGCCGGATGTGAAATATGTCGCTAATATGCACGGAAATGAAGCTGTCAGTCGAGAATTGATGCTGCATTTGATCCAC CATTTCGTGACGCAATACCACGTGGACCCTTACACAAGATGGCTGTTGGACAACACCAGAATCCACATCATGCCTTCGATGAACCCGGACGGTTTTGAAGTTTCCAAAGAGGGAACCTGCGAAGGAGGCCAAGGAAG GTATAACGCCAGAGGGTTCGACCTCAACAGGAACTTTCCAGATTACTTCAAACAGAACAACAAGCGGCCTCAGCCGGAGACTGAAGCTGTGAAAGAGTGGATTTCGAAGATACAGTTCGTACTTTCCGGATCGCTCCACGGTGGCGCCCTAGTCGCCAGTTACCCCTTCGACAACACACCGAACTCAC TGTTCTCCAGTTTCGGTTCGTCCCCATCTCTAACCCCTGACGATGACGTTTTCAAACATCTGGCTCTCACCTACTCCACCAACCACGCCAAGATGAGCAGAGGAGTCGCCTGTAAATCCTCCCAGAAGGGCTTCAACGGC GGCATCACCAACGGCGCCGAGTGGTACCCGTTGACCGGCGGCATGCAGGATTTCAACTACGTGTGGTACGGCTGTATGGAAGTCACTCTTGAGGTCTCCTGCTGCAAGTACCCCCCTGCGCAGGAGCTACCCAAGTACTGGGAGGACAACAAGGCT TCGCTCATAAAGTTCTTAGCCGAAGCTCATAGGGGTGTGCACGGTTATGTGGTCGACGAAAACGGCAACCCTATAGAGAAAGCCTCTCTGAAGATAAAATCCAGGGACGTCGGATTCCAATCGACCAAATACGGGGAATTCTGGAGGATTCTACTACCGGGAGTTTATAAATTGGAG GTTTACGCCGACGGATTCGTACCTCGTGAACTAGAATTTGTCGTGACAGATCAACACGCCACTCTTCTGAACGTTACGATGATGGCCGCCAAG CGTAAAGACGGCCACCACTACAGGCCTCACCCTCAAACTCCCCATCATCCACCTTTTCACAGGGGGCCACCTCCACCACAGCTCAACAGACCCCCCCAAGGGGGCATATTTTCATCTCTAAGCGACGGCTTCAACAGTTTCGTCAGCAACATCTTCGGCTAG
- the LOC123316886 gene encoding probable serine hydrolase yields MGAMASTTLANGQEQAKTRPVSDSSFEEVKIPVPWGHISGKWWGPKLRQPILALHGWQDNSGTFDTLAPMLRDRGFSVFCIDLPGHGFSSHLSPGQFYYLFWDGVHFIRRIVKTFNWTKITLMGHSLGGAISFLYAAIYEEEVDRYISIDIASPTVFHVEILKNLQAKAIDTIFKYENYDPKKQPRYDYDEMVDLVFEAHKGSLTRKSAEIMLRRGMVPDEEKPNCYRLTRDPRLKFSLLASFTRDQVLEYASRTRCKVLNIRAIPGYPFDPVLYDQVLKAIDENAQLTRVRVEGTHHLHLNNPESVVEHIYNFLKS; encoded by the exons ATG GGAGCAATGGCCTCTACCACACTAGCCAATGGTCAAGAACAAG ctAAAACTAGGCCTGTTTCTGATTCTAGTTTTGAAGAAGTAAAAATCCCAGTTCCATGGGGCCATATTAGTG GAAAATGGTGGGGACCCAAATTAAGGCAGCCAATATTAGCTTTACATGGTTGGCAAGATAACAGTGGTACTTTCGATACCCTTGCTCCCATGTTGAGAGATCGAGGATTTTCTGTGTTTTGTATTGATCTACCCGGACATGGATTCTCTTCTCATTTGTCACCTGGCCAGTTCTATTACTTATTTTGGGATGGAGTTCATTTCATCAGGCGAATAGTCAAGACTTTCAACTGGACAAAAATTACTCTCATGGGTCATTCTCTTGGAGGGGCCATCTCGTTCCTATATGCCGCCATTTATGAGGAAGAAGTAGACAGATATATTTCAATAGATATAGCCTCGCCCACTGTTTTTCACGTGGAAATACTGAAAAATTTGCAAGCGAAGGCCATTGATACTATTTTTAAATATGAAAACTACGATCCGAAGAAACAACCTAGATATGACTATGACGAAATGGTTGATTTGGTTTTTGAAGCTCATAAAGGTTCCCTGACTCGGAAATCCGCGGAGATTATGCTCAGGAGGGGCATGGTGCCAGACGAAGAAAAACCAAATTGTTATAGGCTAACCCGAGATCCTCGGTTGAAATTTTCACTCCTAGCATCTTTCACAAGGGACCAAGTATTAGAGTATGCTTCAAGAACTAGGTGCAAAGTGTTGAATATCAGGGCGATACCAGGATATCCTTTTGACCCAGTATTATACGACCAAGTTCTAAAGGCCATCGACGAGAACGCACAGTTGACGAGAGTTAGGGTAGAAGGAACCCACCATCTACATCTCAATAACCCAGAAAGTGTCGTGGAGCATATTTACAATTTTTTAAAATCTTAA